A window from Sphingopyxis alaskensis RB2256 encodes these proteins:
- a CDS encoding tryptophan halogenase family protein — MTPMRIIIIGGGTAGWMAAACFTRFLPPGWSVTLVESDAIGTVGVGEATIPQIRLFNQALGIDEDEFLTATQGTIKLGIEFADWTRPGHRYMHAFGAIGRGLGLLEFQHYWLRARAAGVAGELGTYSLNETAAHARRMQRGAPRTSPHLAEMPYAFHFDAALYAAYLRRRAEAGGAQRVEGKVADVRLDGDSGNVAGVTLDDGRRIDGDLFIDCSGFRGLLIEGALATGYDDWSRWLINDRAIAVPCVHGATPQLPWTGATAREAGWQWRIPLQHRIGNGYVYSSHHISDEDAERTLLAHLDGAPQAQPNRLRFVSGKRRKLWNRNVVALGLASGFMEPLESTSIHLVQSGISRLLKMLPVGVADPAVAAEYNRQSDFEWERIRDFLILHFKATERRDTRYWQDRAAMPIPDTLAAKIDQFRAQGLIFREHEELFTESGWLQVLIGQGIEPRAWHPLADGIGEAELAKYMAGISLMIEREVAVMQSYDDFLAATRPAAGVAA, encoded by the coding sequence ATGACCCCCATGCGGATCATCATCATCGGCGGCGGGACGGCAGGCTGGATGGCCGCCGCCTGCTTCACCCGCTTCCTGCCTCCCGGCTGGTCGGTCACGCTGGTCGAATCGGACGCGATCGGCACCGTCGGCGTGGGCGAGGCGACGATCCCGCAGATCCGCCTGTTCAATCAGGCGCTCGGCATCGACGAGGACGAGTTCCTCACCGCGACGCAGGGCACGATCAAGCTCGGCATCGAATTTGCGGACTGGACGCGCCCCGGCCACCGCTACATGCACGCCTTCGGCGCGATCGGGCGCGGGCTCGGCCTGCTCGAGTTCCAGCATTACTGGCTGCGCGCGCGCGCCGCCGGGGTCGCGGGTGAGCTGGGCACCTATTCGCTCAACGAAACGGCCGCGCACGCGCGGCGGATGCAGCGCGGCGCCCCGCGCACCTCGCCGCACCTCGCCGAAATGCCCTATGCCTTTCACTTCGACGCCGCGCTTTACGCTGCTTACCTGCGCCGCCGCGCCGAAGCGGGCGGTGCGCAGCGGGTCGAGGGCAAGGTCGCCGACGTTCGCCTCGACGGCGACAGCGGCAATGTCGCGGGGGTGACGCTCGACGACGGGCGCCGCATCGACGGCGATCTCTTCATCGACTGTTCGGGTTTTCGCGGCCTGCTGATCGAGGGCGCGCTGGCGACGGGTTATGACGACTGGTCGCGCTGGCTGATCAATGATCGCGCGATCGCGGTGCCCTGCGTGCACGGCGCCACGCCGCAGTTGCCGTGGACCGGCGCCACCGCGCGCGAGGCCGGCTGGCAATGGCGCATCCCGCTCCAGCATCGCATCGGCAACGGCTATGTCTATTCGTCGCATCATATTTCGGACGAAGACGCCGAACGGACGCTGCTTGCCCATCTCGACGGCGCGCCGCAGGCGCAGCCCAACCGGCTGCGCTTCGTCAGCGGCAAGCGGCGCAAGCTGTGGAACCGCAACGTCGTCGCGCTGGGGCTGGCGAGCGGCTTCATGGAGCCGCTCGAATCGACGAGCATCCATCTCGTCCAGTCGGGCATCTCGCGGCTTTTGAAGATGCTTCCTGTCGGCGTCGCCGACCCCGCGGTTGCCGCCGAATATAATCGCCAGAGCGATTTTGAATGGGAACGCATCCGCGACTTCCTCATCCTGCACTTCAAGGCGACCGAGCGGCGCGACACGCGCTATTGGCAAGACCGCGCCGCCATGCCGATTCCCGACACGCTCGCCGCGAAGATCGATCAGTTCCGCGCGCAGGGGCTTATCTTTCGCGAGCATGAGGAATTGTTCACCGAATCGGGCTGGCTGCAGGTGCTCATCGGGCAGGGGATCGAACCCCGCGCCTGGCATCCCCTCGCCGACGGGATCGGTGAGGCCGAGCTCGCCAAATATATGGCGGGGATTTCGCTGATGATCGAACGCGAGGTGGCAGTCATGCAAAGTTACGACGACTTCCTTGCCGCGACGCGGCCCGCCGCGGGGGTCGCGGCATGA
- a CDS encoding alpha-amylase family glycosyl hydrolase yields the protein MMRRLAAFALLLAPLPVAADEAALRVRPANDEIIYFVLPDRFENGDASNDRGGLKGDRLATGYDPAAKGFFHGGDLAGLTKRLGYIQGLGATAIWFAPIFKNKPVQGAPGQESAGYHGYWVTDFTQVDPHFGTNAEFKAFVDAAHARGMKVYMDIIANHTADVITYKEGAATDFRYRSLADYPWSRRGGVDGPAINPGFAGDGVASADNWAKLTDPAFAYTPVVPKGEERVKVPAWLNDPIYYHNRGNSDWVGESALYGDFAGLDDLATENPRVVQGFIDIFGRWIDEFGIDGFRIDTAKHVNPEFWRAFVPAMQARAKARGIPNFHIFGEVYIDGVDPGALAAWTHSAGLPAVLDFSFARAVIDSVSGTRGTDLFARLFDGDVLYKGGADAALQLPTFLGNHDMGRFAMFVKQANPDADDAELLARTMLGHAMLLTLRGVPTIYYGDEQGFVSDGHDQLAREDMFASKVAVYNDNDLIGTDATTADANFDTAHPLYRHIAALAGIRRSTPALMRGATKLRAFSDKPGLLAVSRFDPDTGREVVLAYNTSAAPLRATISVDMKSAAFTALHGDCPARPVAPGSLSISLPAFGTLICQASE from the coding sequence ATGATGCGCCGCCTCGCCGCGTTCGCGCTGCTGCTCGCGCCGCTCCCCGTCGCGGCGGACGAGGCGGCGCTGCGCGTCCGCCCCGCAAACGACGAGATCATCTATTTCGTGCTTCCCGACCGTTTCGAGAATGGCGATGCGTCGAACGATAGAGGCGGGCTGAAAGGCGATCGCCTCGCCACCGGCTATGACCCCGCGGCGAAGGGCTTTTTTCACGGCGGCGACCTTGCGGGCCTCACGAAGCGGCTGGGCTATATCCAGGGGCTCGGCGCCACGGCGATCTGGTTCGCCCCCATTTTCAAGAACAAGCCGGTGCAGGGCGCGCCGGGGCAGGAAAGCGCGGGCTATCACGGCTATTGGGTGACCGACTTCACGCAGGTCGATCCGCATTTCGGCACGAATGCGGAGTTCAAGGCCTTTGTCGACGCGGCGCACGCCCGCGGCATGAAGGTCTATATGGACATCATCGCCAACCACACCGCCGACGTCATCACCTACAAGGAAGGCGCGGCCACGGATTTCCGCTACCGCAGCCTTGCCGACTATCCCTGGTCGCGCCGCGGCGGGGTCGATGGCCCGGCGATCAACCCCGGCTTTGCCGGCGACGGGGTCGCGAGTGCGGACAATTGGGCAAAGCTCACCGATCCCGCCTTCGCCTACACGCCCGTGGTGCCGAAGGGCGAGGAGCGGGTGAAGGTGCCCGCATGGCTCAACGACCCCATTTATTATCACAATCGCGGCAACAGCGACTGGGTGGGCGAATCCGCCCTCTATGGCGACTTTGCCGGGCTCGACGATCTGGCGACCGAAAATCCGCGTGTGGTGCAGGGCTTCATCGACATCTTCGGTCGCTGGATCGACGAGTTCGGCATCGACGGTTTCCGCATCGACACCGCCAAACATGTGAACCCGGAGTTCTGGCGCGCCTTCGTCCCCGCGATGCAGGCGCGGGCGAAGGCGCGCGGTATCCCGAACTTTCACATCTTCGGCGAAGTCTATATCGACGGCGTCGATCCGGGGGCGCTCGCCGCCTGGACGCACAGCGCGGGCCTGCCCGCCGTGCTCGATTTCAGCTTCGCGCGCGCGGTGATCGACAGCGTCAGCGGGACCAGGGGCACCGACTTGTTCGCGCGGCTGTTCGACGGTGACGTGCTGTACAAGGGCGGCGCCGACGCGGCGCTCCAACTGCCGACCTTCCTCGGCAATCACGACATGGGCCGCTTTGCGATGTTCGTGAAACAGGCGAACCCGGATGCGGACGACGCCGAACTGCTCGCGCGGACGATGCTCGGCCATGCGATGCTGCTGACGCTGCGCGGGGTGCCGACCATCTATTATGGCGACGAACAGGGTTTCGTCTCCGACGGCCACGACCAGCTCGCGCGCGAGGACATGTTCGCGTCAAAGGTTGCCGTCTATAACGACAACGACCTGATCGGCACCGACGCGACCACCGCCGATGCCAATTTCGACACCGCGCACCCGCTCTATCGGCATATCGCGGCGCTGGCGGGTATCCGCCGGAGCACCCCCGCGCTGATGCGCGGCGCAACGAAATTGCGTGCTTTCTCCGACAAGCCCGGTCTGCTCGCGGTGTCGCGCTTCGACCCCGACACGGGGCGCGAGGTCGTGCTCGCCTATAATACGTCTGCGGCGCCGTTGCGGGCGACGATCTCCGTCGATATGAAAAGCGCGGCCTTCACCGCGCTCCACGGCGATTGTCCGGCCCGCCCCGTGGCGCCGGGCAGCCTCTCTATTTCTCTCCCCGCCTTCGGCACGCTCATCTGCCAGGCCAGCGAATAA
- a CDS encoding alpha-amylase family glycosyl hydrolase has translation MTPYQPLAQDQLAPAADADTPWWKGAAIYQVYPRSFADSNGDGVGDLAGITARLDHIASLGVDAIWLSPFYPSPMDDFGYDIADYCGVDPIFGTLADFDALVARAHALGLKVTTDLVFAHTSDRHAWFAESRASKDNDKADWYVWADARADGSPPTNWQSVFGGPAWTWDARRGQYYMHNFLSSQPQLNVHNRDVQDALLGVVRFWLDRGVDGFRIDAINFAMHDPEFRDNPPAPPSNKVRTRPFDFQQKIYNQSHPDIALFLERIRALTDEREGCFTVAEVGGDDAMREMKLFTAGETRLNSAYGFDFLYADRLTPQLVREAAEAWPDAPGIGWPSWAFENHDAPRALSRWTPQDVDRDAFARMKMALLCALRGNIIIYNGEELGLDQVDIPFDQVKDPEARKNWPLTLSRDGARTPLPWAAAAANAGFSEADPWLPLGPSHRDLAVDRQQDDPASLLNLTRRLVALRAAHPALRLGGNANWVAEGDLLAFDRVAGEQRIRCLFNFGGGAIGISALADGRAPLIALNGADTAQLPPCGALWLKMEG, from the coding sequence GTGACACCCTACCAGCCCCTTGCCCAGGACCAGCTTGCGCCCGCCGCGGATGCCGACACCCCATGGTGGAAGGGGGCGGCGATCTATCAGGTCTATCCGCGCAGCTTTGCCGATTCGAACGGCGACGGTGTGGGCGACCTTGCGGGGATCACCGCAAGGCTCGACCATATCGCCTCGCTTGGTGTCGATGCGATCTGGCTGTCGCCCTTCTATCCCTCGCCGATGGACGATTTCGGATACGACATCGCCGATTATTGCGGTGTCGATCCGATCTTCGGGACGCTCGCCGATTTCGACGCACTGGTGGCGCGCGCGCATGCGCTGGGGCTGAAGGTCACCACCGACCTCGTGTTCGCGCACACCTCCGACCGGCACGCCTGGTTTGCGGAGAGCCGCGCGAGCAAGGATAATGACAAGGCCGACTGGTATGTCTGGGCCGACGCGCGGGCGGACGGTTCGCCGCCGACCAACTGGCAGTCGGTGTTCGGCGGTCCGGCGTGGACGTGGGACGCGCGCCGCGGCCAATATTATATGCACAATTTCCTGAGCTCGCAGCCGCAGCTCAACGTCCACAACCGCGATGTACAGGACGCGCTGCTCGGCGTCGTGCGCTTCTGGCTCGACCGCGGCGTCGACGGCTTTCGCATCGACGCGATCAATTTCGCGATGCACGACCCCGAGTTTCGCGACAATCCGCCCGCGCCGCCGTCGAACAAGGTCCGCACGCGCCCCTTCGATTTCCAGCAGAAAATCTATAACCAGTCGCACCCCGACATTGCGCTCTTCCTCGAACGCATCCGCGCGCTCACCGACGAGCGCGAGGGGTGCTTCACCGTGGCCGAGGTCGGCGGCGACGATGCGATGCGCGAAATGAAGCTCTTCACGGCGGGCGAGACGCGCCTCAACAGCGCCTATGGCTTCGACTTTCTCTATGCCGACCGGCTGACGCCGCAACTCGTGCGCGAGGCGGCCGAGGCATGGCCCGACGCGCCGGGCATCGGCTGGCCGAGCTGGGCGTTCGAGAATCACGACGCGCCGCGCGCGCTGTCGCGCTGGACTCCGCAAGACGTCGACCGCGACGCCTTTGCGCGCATGAAGATGGCACTGCTCTGCGCGCTCCGCGGCAATATCATCATCTATAATGGCGAGGAACTGGGGCTCGACCAGGTCGATATTCCCTTCGATCAGGTCAAGGATCCCGAAGCGCGCAAGAACTGGCCGCTCACCCTGTCGCGCGATGGCGCGCGCACGCCGCTGCCCTGGGCGGCGGCGGCGGCGAACGCCGGTTTTTCGGAGGCCGACCCCTGGCTGCCGCTCGGCCCGTCGCACCGCGATCTGGCGGTCGACCGGCAACAGGATGATCCCGCGTCGCTGCTCAACCTCACGCGCCGCCTCGTTGCGCTGCGCGCCGCGCACCCCGCGCTCCGCCTCGGCGGCAACGCCAACTGGGTGGCCGAGGGCGACCTGCTCGCCTTCGACCGCGTCGCGGGGGAGCAGCGCATTCGCTGTCTTTTCAACTTCGGCGGCGGCGCGATCGGGATTTCGGCGCTTGCCGACGGCCGCGCGCCGCTGATCGCGCTGAACGGCGCCGACACCGCACAGTTGCCGCCATGCGGCGCGCTCTGGCTCAAAATGGAAGGATGA
- a CDS encoding glycoside hydrolase family 97 protein — MLRLAPLALLAAAAAPAAAQQAPAPVTATSPDRSLVLTVTTDNDARPTWSLSRKGKLLIAPSKLGFLMADRVGLQRGFRIEGSETASADSRWEQPWGERRFVRDQHNELLVRFRQHESWGGHAMNVRFRLFDDGIGFRYELPEQEGLKTAKIADEITEFDIAAEGTAWWIAGGEWNRYEQVYQQTPIDAVSTAHTPITMRLADGTHLAFHEAALVDYAGMWLKRVEGRKFRATLAPSSQGPRVVRDLPFATPWRTIRISDDAAGLVESDLELNLNEPNKLGDVSWVKPMKYIGIWWGMIRGPWSWAEGPNHGATTERTKQYIDFAAKHGFGGVLVEGWNKGWNSNWFGHGDAYSFTEAYPDFDLKAVTDYARKKGVTLIGHHETGGNIAVYEAQLDDAMKLYGQLGVRAVKTGYVADAGGIIAPGATPGSKAMEWHDGQRQVQHHQKVVETAAKYKVAVNPHEPVKDTGLRRTWPNWVAREGARGMEYNAWGAFANNPDHEPTLVYTRMLSGPMDYTPGVFSLKGAEDVPMTSTLAKQLGLYLAIYSPIQMAADFIENLEAHPRELAFVKQVPTDWAESHLIAGAVGDYAIFARKDRKSADWYVGGVNDGTERTLTLSFDFLDPGKTYTATIWKDGDGATYLTDARRNIAYDTIKVKKGDTYKLWLAPGGGAAMRVTPGR, encoded by the coding sequence ATGCTCCGTCTCGCCCCCCTCGCGCTCCTCGCCGCCGCTGCGGCTCCCGCCGCCGCGCAGCAGGCGCCCGCGCCGGTCACCGCGACCTCGCCCGACCGCAGCCTGGTCCTGACCGTCACGACCGACAATGACGCGCGCCCGACCTGGTCGCTCTCGCGCAAGGGCAAGCTGCTGATCGCGCCATCGAAACTGGGGTTCCTGATGGCCGATCGCGTCGGGCTTCAGCGCGGTTTCCGGATCGAGGGCAGTGAAACCGCCAGTGCCGACAGCCGCTGGGAACAGCCGTGGGGGGAGCGCCGCTTTGTGCGCGACCAGCATAATGAGCTGCTCGTCCGGTTCCGTCAGCACGAAAGCTGGGGCGGCCATGCGATGAACGTGCGCTTCCGCCTGTTCGACGACGGCATCGGCTTCCGCTACGAACTGCCCGAACAGGAGGGGCTCAAGACCGCGAAGATCGCCGACGAGATCACCGAGTTCGACATCGCGGCCGAGGGCACCGCATGGTGGATCGCGGGCGGCGAATGGAACCGTTACGAACAGGTCTATCAGCAGACGCCGATCGACGCGGTATCGACCGCGCACACGCCGATCACGATGCGCCTTGCCGACGGCACGCACCTCGCGTTCCACGAAGCCGCGCTCGTCGATTATGCCGGCATGTGGCTGAAACGCGTCGAGGGACGCAAGTTCCGCGCGACGCTGGCGCCTTCGTCGCAGGGCCCGCGCGTCGTGCGCGACCTGCCCTTTGCGACGCCGTGGCGGACGATCCGCATTTCGGACGATGCTGCGGGGCTGGTCGAAAGCGACCTCGAACTCAACCTCAACGAACCGAACAAACTGGGCGATGTAAGCTGGGTCAAGCCGATGAAATATATCGGCATCTGGTGGGGCATGATCCGCGGCCCGTGGAGCTGGGCCGAAGGGCCGAACCATGGCGCGACGACCGAACGCACCAAGCAATATATCGATTTCGCGGCCAAGCATGGCTTCGGCGGCGTGCTCGTCGAGGGCTGGAACAAGGGCTGGAACAGCAACTGGTTCGGCCATGGCGACGCCTATAGCTTCACCGAAGCCTATCCCGATTTCGACCTCAAAGCCGTCACTGACTATGCGCGCAAGAAAGGCGTGACCTTGATCGGTCATCACGAAACCGGCGGCAATATCGCGGTATATGAGGCACAGCTTGACGATGCGATGAAGCTCTATGGCCAGCTTGGCGTCAGGGCGGTCAAGACCGGCTATGTCGCCGATGCCGGCGGTATCATCGCGCCGGGCGCGACGCCCGGCAGCAAGGCGATGGAATGGCACGACGGCCAGCGCCAGGTGCAGCATCACCAAAAGGTCGTCGAGACGGCGGCGAAATACAAGGTCGCGGTCAATCCGCACGAACCGGTGAAGGATACGGGGCTTCGCCGCACCTGGCCCAACTGGGTCGCCCGCGAAGGCGCCCGCGGCATGGAATATAATGCCTGGGGCGCCTTCGCCAACAATCCCGACCACGAACCCACGCTCGTCTACACGCGGATGCTGTCAGGGCCGATGGACTATACGCCAGGGGTGTTCAGCCTGAAGGGGGCCGAGGATGTTCCGATGACCTCGACCCTCGCGAAGCAGCTCGGCCTCTATCTCGCCATCTATTCGCCGATCCAGATGGCGGCCGACTTTATCGAGAATCTGGAAGCGCACCCGCGCGAGCTTGCATTTGTGAAACAGGTGCCGACCGACTGGGCCGAAAGCCACCTGATCGCGGGCGCGGTCGGCGACTATGCGATCTTCGCGCGCAAGGACCGGAAAAGCGCCGACTGGTATGTCGGCGGCGTCAACGACGGCACCGAACGCACGCTGACGCTGTCGTTCGATTTCCTCGATCCCGGCAAGACCTATACCGCGACGATCTGGAAGGATGGCGACGGCGCCACCTATCTGACCGACGCGCGCCGCAACATCGCCTATGACACGATCAAGGTGAAAAAGGGCGACACGTACAAGCTCTGGCTTGCCCCCGGCGGCGGCGCGGCAATGCGGGTGACGCCCGGCCGCTAA
- a CDS encoding FdhF/YdeP family oxidoreductase, with translation MAEHRPRYKRYDRPAGGWGAAAATAKVLLEQSVVTKGSRALLSMNQPGGFKCPSCAFPDAACTKKLEFCENGAKALAHEATKFRVTRDFFAQHSVTELIAQSDHWLEMQGRLTEPMRYDAATDHYVPVGWDDAFALIGRHLRALDSPHRAEFYTSGRTPNEAAFLYSIFVREFGTNNFPDCSNMCHEPTSRGLPSSIGIGKGTVILEDFDHAEAIFLIGHNAGTNAPRMMTPLVEARKRGVPIVAVNPMPERALIRFTEPQDIVQMATFGSTEISSEFVHIKIGGDLALLKGMMKVLFERDAAGEAVLDHDFIAEHTEGLAALCADVEAQSWDAITAAAGVDAAQIRRCADIYIRSNATIICYGMGVTQHQRGSELVQQVANLLLLRGNFGKPGAGISPIRGHSNVQGDRTVGIDERPAPAYLDRLRDVFGFDPPREHGHHSVEAVEAMLAGEARVFIGLGGNFVRAVPDTTRACAAMQRLDLTVGIATKLNRGHLVHGKDALILPVIARSERIETARGEQFVTIEDSMSNVTASRGVLDPASEHLLSEVEIVCRMAMATLPGSKVDWRRYIDDYDAIRDKIAAVYPAIYEGFSQRIRAPMGFHLDIPPRRRVWPTPTGKANFLVLPGLAVNAAVDDPAMLRLATVRSHDQFNTTIYSYNDRYRGIYGDRMVLFMNADDRTDRGLEAGARVALETIADDGTARRVEGLTLIDYPMSRGSVAGYYPELNPLLPLAFHDRVSGCPAAKAIPVRVVAMS, from the coding sequence ATGGCCGAGCACCGCCCCCGCTACAAACGCTACGATCGCCCCGCCGGCGGCTGGGGCGCTGCGGCGGCGACGGCAAAGGTGCTGCTCGAACAGAGCGTCGTCACCAAGGGGTCGCGCGCGCTCCTGTCGATGAACCAGCCGGGCGGCTTCAAATGTCCCAGTTGCGCCTTTCCCGACGCCGCCTGCACGAAGAAGCTCGAGTTCTGTGAAAATGGCGCCAAGGCGCTCGCGCACGAAGCGACCAAGTTTCGCGTCACGCGCGACTTTTTCGCGCAGCATAGCGTCACCGAGCTGATAGCGCAGTCGGACCATTGGCTCGAAATGCAGGGCCGGTTGACCGAACCGATGCGCTACGACGCCGCGACCGACCATTATGTGCCGGTGGGTTGGGACGACGCCTTCGCACTGATCGGCCGCCACCTTCGCGCGCTCGACAGCCCGCACCGCGCCGAGTTCTATACGTCGGGCCGCACGCCGAACGAGGCCGCCTTCCTCTATTCGATCTTCGTGCGCGAGTTTGGCACGAACAATTTTCCCGACTGTTCGAACATGTGCCACGAACCGACGAGCCGCGGCCTGCCGTCGTCGATCGGCATCGGCAAGGGCACGGTGATCCTCGAGGATTTCGACCATGCGGAAGCAATTTTCCTCATCGGCCACAATGCCGGGACCAACGCGCCGCGGATGATGACCCCGCTCGTCGAGGCGCGCAAACGCGGGGTGCCGATCGTCGCGGTCAACCCGATGCCCGAACGCGCGCTCATCCGCTTCACCGAGCCGCAGGATATCGTCCAGATGGCGACCTTCGGCTCGACCGAGATCAGCAGCGAGTTCGTGCATATCAAGATCGGCGGCGACCTCGCGCTGCTCAAGGGCATGATGAAGGTGCTTTTCGAGCGCGACGCCGCGGGCGAGGCGGTGCTCGACCATGATTTCATCGCCGAACATACCGAAGGCCTCGCGGCGCTGTGCGCCGATGTCGAGGCGCAATCGTGGGACGCGATCACCGCCGCTGCGGGGGTCGACGCGGCGCAGATCCGCCGCTGCGCCGACATCTATATCCGCTCGAACGCGACGATCATCTGCTACGGCATGGGCGTGACCCAGCATCAGCGCGGGTCCGAACTCGTCCAGCAGGTCGCGAACCTGCTGCTACTCCGCGGCAATTTCGGCAAGCCCGGCGCGGGCATCTCGCCGATCCGTGGCCATTCGAACGTGCAGGGCGACCGCACCGTCGGCATCGACGAGCGGCCCGCGCCCGCCTATCTCGACCGTCTCCGCGACGTCTTCGGCTTCGATCCGCCGCGCGAGCACGGGCATCACAGCGTCGAGGCGGTCGAGGCGATGCTCGCGGGCGAGGCCAGGGTCTTCATCGGCCTCGGCGGCAATTTCGTTCGCGCGGTGCCGGATACGACCCGTGCCTGTGCCGCGATGCAGCGACTCGACCTCACTGTTGGCATCGCGACCAAGCTCAACCGCGGCCACCTCGTCCACGGCAAGGATGCGCTGATCCTGCCGGTGATCGCGCGATCCGAACGGATCGAAACCGCGAGGGGCGAGCAGTTCGTGACGATCGAGGATTCGATGTCGAACGTCACCGCCTCGCGCGGCGTGCTCGACCCAGCCAGTGAGCACCTGTTGTCAGAGGTCGAGATCGTCTGCCGCATGGCGATGGCGACGCTGCCCGGCAGCAAGGTCGACTGGCGGCGCTATATCGACGATTATGACGCGATCCGCGACAAGATCGCCGCCGTCTATCCCGCCATCTACGAAGGCTTTTCGCAGCGCATCCGGGCGCCGATGGGCTTTCACCTCGACATTCCGCCGCGCCGCCGCGTCTGGCCGACGCCGACGGGCAAGGCCAATTTCCTTGTCCTGCCGGGGCTCGCGGTAAACGCGGCGGTCGACGATCCCGCCATGCTGCGCCTCGCGACGGTGCGATCGCACGACCAGTTCAACACGACAATCTATAGCTACAACGACCGGTATCGCGGCATTTACGGCGACCGGATGGTGCTGTTCATGAACGCCGACGACAGGACAGACCGCGGGCTGGAGGCTGGCGCGCGCGTCGCGCTCGAAACGATCGCCGACGACGGCACCGCGCGGCGCGTCGAGGGGTTGACGCTGATCGACTATCCGATGTCGCGCGGTTCGGTCGCGGGCTATTATCCCGAACTCAACCCGCTGCTCCCGCTCGCCTTCCACGACCGGGTGAGCGGCTGCCCGGCGGCGAAAGCGATCCCGGTGCGCGTTGTCGCAATGTCCTGA
- a CDS encoding molybdenum cofactor guanylyltransferase → MRTLGAILAGGASRRFGSDKALAMLGGRTLLDHVLAALAPHCDAVVVVGRAGGIADWPRPGMGPLGAIAGALDRAASEGFAQVLSVPVDCVRLPGDLAALLSPAPAFLDSQPVIGLWPVAVLGELKAMLEAEDDLAMRAFARRIAARAVQCDFAPPNINSLADLERLAKS, encoded by the coding sequence ATGAGGACGCTCGGCGCGATCCTCGCCGGCGGGGCGTCGCGCCGCTTCGGGTCGGACAAGGCGCTGGCGATGCTGGGTGGGCGCACGCTGCTCGATCATGTTCTGGCCGCGCTCGCGCCGCATTGCGACGCGGTGGTCGTCGTCGGGCGCGCGGGCGGGATCGCCGACTGGCCGCGTCCCGGCATGGGGCCGCTCGGCGCGATCGCGGGGGCGCTGGATCGAGCCGCGTCGGAGGGGTTTGCGCAGGTGCTGAGCGTGCCGGTCGATTGCGTGCGCCTGCCCGGCGACCTTGCGGCGTTGCTGTCCCCTGCCCCCGCTTTCCTCGACAGCCAGCCGGTGATCGGGCTGTGGCCGGTTGCGGTGCTGGGCGAACTGAAGGCGATGCTGGAGGCGGAAGACGACCTCGCGATGCGCGCTTTCGCCCGCCGCATCGCCGCGCGCGCGGTGCAGTGCGATTTTGCGCCGCCCAATATCAACAGCCTTGCCGACCTCGAACGGCTGGCGAAAAGCTGA
- the fdhD gene encoding formate dehydrogenase accessory sulfurtransferase FdhD, with protein MNDAAIDLPVRRLGLGVPGDVALDRCVAVEAPVSVEVGGIAYAVMMATPADLEDYAVGFALSEGLIGASADIRRTDVQPIEGGWALRLWLTTERNAAALERARTRVSESSCGLCGIANIEEVLRPLPPVTAHIGTDRIAIAAALTALDAHQPLGRATGAVHAAAFCSPAGAIRLVREDVGRHNALDKLIGALARAGIDAGEGFMLLSARCSYELVEKTVRAGCPMLVTISAPTSLAATRAAAAGLTLVALARPDAALVVADPQGMIA; from the coding sequence ATGAACGACGCGGCGATCGACCTTCCTGTCCGGCGGTTGGGGCTCGGCGTGCCCGGCGATGTCGCGCTGGACCGCTGCGTTGCGGTCGAGGCGCCGGTTTCAGTCGAGGTTGGCGGCATCGCCTATGCGGTGATGATGGCAACGCCTGCCGACCTTGAGGATTATGCCGTCGGCTTTGCGTTGAGCGAGGGGCTGATCGGGGCGTCCGCCGACATCCGGCGGACCGACGTGCAGCCGATCGAGGGCGGCTGGGCGCTGCGGCTGTGGCTGACCACCGAGCGCAACGCCGCGGCGCTCGAACGGGCGCGGACGCGGGTGAGCGAGAGCAGCTGCGGCCTGTGCGGGATCGCGAATATCGAGGAGGTGCTGCGCCCGCTGCCCCCGGTGACCGCGCACATCGGGACCGACCGCATTGCCATCGCCGCCGCGCTGACGGCGCTCGATGCGCATCAGCCGCTCGGCCGCGCGACAGGCGCCGTCCACGCCGCCGCCTTCTGCTCGCCCGCGGGGGCTATCCGGCTGGTGCGCGAGGATGTCGGGCGGCACAATGCGCTCGACAAGCTGATCGGCGCACTCGCGCGGGCGGGGATCGACGCGGGCGAGGGCTTCATGCTGCTGTCGGCGCGGTGCAGCTATGAACTGGTCGAAAAGACGGTGCGCGCGGGATGTCCCATGCTCGTCACCATTTCGGCGCCGACGAGCCTGGCCGCGACGCGCGCCGCGGCGGCGGGTCTGACGCTGGTGGCGCTGGCACGGCCCGACGCGGCGCTGGTCGTCGCGGACCCGCAGGGCATGATTGCATGA